One window from the genome of Micromonospora aurantiaca ATCC 27029 encodes:
- a CDS encoding cadmium resistance transporter, translating to MFDVITAAAGAAGVFAATNLDDIVVLTVLFVAARHNGRPRPWQIVAGQYAGIGALVAVAVVAAAGLLVVPDPWPGLLGLLPVALGVRALLTRRDDDEPPAVVGSLLGVAGVTIANGADNIAVYVPVFRALDPVTGLIWLLVFAVLVAVWCAVAAALGGHPRVVALVGRAGHWLVPAIFIAIGATILLTSGVLPHLAALLP from the coding sequence GTGTTCGACGTGATCACGGCCGCGGCGGGTGCGGCCGGCGTGTTCGCCGCCACCAACCTCGACGACATCGTCGTGCTCACCGTGCTGTTCGTGGCGGCCCGGCACAACGGCCGGCCCCGGCCCTGGCAGATCGTCGCCGGGCAGTACGCGGGCATCGGCGCGCTCGTCGCGGTCGCGGTGGTGGCCGCCGCCGGGCTGCTCGTGGTGCCGGATCCGTGGCCCGGCCTGCTCGGGTTGCTGCCGGTCGCGCTCGGCGTCCGCGCGCTGCTGACCCGGCGCGACGACGACGAACCGCCGGCGGTGGTCGGCAGCCTGCTCGGCGTCGCCGGGGTGACGATCGCGAACGGCGCCGACAACATCGCCGTCTACGTGCCGGTGTTCCGCGCCCTCGACCCGGTCACCGGGCTGATCTGGCTGCTGGTGTTCGCCGTGCTGGTGGCCGTGTGGTGCGCGGTCGCCGCCGCGCTCGGCGGGCACCCCCGGGTGGTGGCGCTGGTCGGCCGCGCCGGCCACTGGCTGGTCCCGGCGATCTTCATCGCCATCGGCGCGACCATCCTGCTCACCTCCGGCGTCCTCCCCCACCTGGCCGCCCTCCTGCCCTGA
- a CDS encoding helix-turn-helix domain-containing protein — protein MAATGTATSTEKGRRIVGAERQTLAKDLVKRYTGGESIRALAASTGRSYGFIHRVLTESGVQLRQRGGARRRKKA, from the coding sequence ATGGCAGCCACCGGCACAGCCACCAGCACTGAGAAGGGTCGCCGGATCGTCGGGGCCGAGCGTCAGACGCTCGCCAAAGACCTGGTAAAGCGGTACACCGGCGGAGAGAGCATCCGTGCTCTGGCGGCCTCGACCGGCCGTTCCTACGGGTTCATCCACCGGGTGCTCACCGAGTCCGGGGTGCAGCTGCGGCAGCGCGGCGGCGCCCGGCGCCGGAAGAAGGCGTGA